The Anabaena sp. WA102 genome contains a region encoding:
- a CDS encoding WcaF family extracellular polysaccharide biosynthesis acetyltransferase: MRLDNYTLGNYTPGAPYSQQILWYFIGSPLVESYWLPISSIKVSILRLFGATIGKSVRIKTRVKIKFPWRLTIGNHVWIGEDTWIDNLANVTIENHVCLSQGVYLCTGNHNWNHPNFELIPGAIHIQEGSWIAAKSVIGPGVTIGRGAVLGLGSVTGRSLEANIVYSGNPAKPIKKRTEWENLASDTTKN; encoded by the coding sequence ATGCGTTTAGATAATTACACACTTGGAAACTATACACCCGGAGCGCCATACAGTCAACAAATTTTATGGTACTTCATTGGCTCACCCTTAGTGGAGAGTTATTGGCTGCCTATATCATCTATAAAAGTTTCGATACTGAGGCTGTTTGGTGCTACTATAGGTAAGAGTGTACGCATTAAGACACGAGTAAAAATTAAATTTCCCTGGCGCTTGACCATTGGTAATCACGTTTGGATTGGAGAAGATACCTGGATTGATAATCTAGCTAATGTTACCATCGAAAATCATGTGTGTTTGTCTCAGGGAGTTTATCTCTGTACTGGTAATCATAACTGGAATCACCCCAACTTTGAACTAATTCCTGGAGCTATTCATATTCAAGAGGGTAGTTGGATAGCGGCAAAATCAGTCATCGGACCTGGTGTTACTATTGGACGAGGAGCAGTTTTAGGGTTGGGTAGTGTCACAGGAAGATCCTTAGAAGCGAATATCGTCTACTCAGGAAATCCGGCTAAACCAATCAAAAAAAGGACAGAATGGGAAAATTTGGCATCAGACACCACCAAAAATTAG